One window of the Zea mays cultivar B73 chromosome 3, Zm-B73-REFERENCE-NAM-5.0, whole genome shotgun sequence genome contains the following:
- the LOC103651132 gene encoding probable indole-3-acetic acid-amido synthetase GH3.1: MPEAPTTKINPPAGGFAPGAHREALEFIEHVTANAGKVQRRVLAEILSQNAPAEYLRRYGVPGGSADAVEAFRRVVPLVTYEGLQPDILRIANGDASPILSGKPISEFLTSSGTSGGERKLMPTIADELDRRSLLYSLQMPVMSQSVPGLDKGKAMYLLFVKAESRTPGGLVARPVLTSYYRSRQFLERPHDPYTEYTSPNEAILCVDSYQSMYAQLLCGLVHRADVLRVGAVFASGFLRAIRFLEKHWPRLCRDIRTGTLDPEITDRAVRDAVARVLRGADPALADEIEAVCGGSSWESIIRRLWPRTRYVDVIVTGAMSQYIPTLEFYGGGLPLACTMYASSECYFGLNLNPMCKPGDVAYTLIPTMCYFEFLPLQCSNGKAEPSHRDLVGLVDVKLGHEYELVVTTYSGLYRYRVGDVLRVAGFKNEAPMFKFVRRQNVALSVDSDKTDETELHAAVSGAVQHLAPFGASLVEYTSYADAATIPGHYVLFWELRAGSTAVPASVFEDCCLSVEEELNSVYRQCRACDKSIGPLEIRVVSEGTFDKLMDYAISRGASINQYKAPRCVRPGPVVELLDARVQAKYFSPKCPKWSPGNKQWNASNGDA; this comes from the exons ATGCCGGAAGCACCGACTACCAAGATAAACCCGCCAGCCGGCGGCTTCGCCCCCGGGGCGCACCGCGAGGCACTCGAGTTCATCGAGCATGTCACGGCGAACGCCGGGAAGGTGCAGCGGCGCGTCCTCGCGGAGATACTGTCGCAGAACGCGCCAGCCGAGTATCTGCGCCGCTACGGCGTCCCGGGAGGATCCGCCGATGCCGTCGAAGCCTTCCGCCGTGTGGTCCCGCTCGTCACCTACGAGGGCCTCCAGCCGGACATACTCCGCATTGCCAACGGCGATGCCTCGCCGATCCTCTCAGGCAAACCCATCTCCGAGTTCCTCACGAG CTCTGGAACATCCGGAGGGGAGAGGAAGCTGATGCCGACCATCGCCGACGAGCTGGACAGGAGGTCGTTGCTGTATAGCCTGCAGATGCCGGTGATGAGCCAGTCGGTGCCGGGGCTGGACAAGGGCAAGGCGATGTACCTGCTATTCGTGAAGGCGGAGTCGCGCACACCAGGCGGACTGGTGGCGCGGCCGGTGCTGACGAGCTACTACCGGAGCCGGCAGTTCCTGGAGCGGCCGCACGACCCCTACACCGAGTACACGAGCCCCAACGAGGCCATCCTGTGCGTGGACTCGTACCAGAGCATGTACGCGCAGCTGCTCTGCGGCCTCGTCCACCGCGCCGACGTGCTGCGCGTCGGCGCCGTGTTCGCCTCGGGCTTCCTCCGCGCCATCCGCTTCCTCGAGAAGCACTGGCCGCGTCTGTGCCGCGACATCCGCACGGGCACCCTCGACCCGGAGATCACGGACCGCGCCGTGCGCGACGCCGTCGCCAGGGTGCTCCGCGGCGCCGACCCGGCGCTTGCCGACGAGATCGAGGCCGTGTGCGGGGGGTCGTCATGGGAGAGCATCATCCGGCGCCTGTGGCCCCGCACCAGGTACGTCGACGTGATTGTGACCGGGGCCATGTCGCAGTACATCCCGACGCTGGAGTTCTACGGCGGTGGCCTGCCCCTAGCCTGCACCATGTACGCCTCCTCCGAGTGCTACTTCGGCCTCAACCTGAACCCCATGTGCAAGCCAGGCGACGTGGCATACACGCTCATCCCCACCATGTGCTACTTCGAGTTCCTTCCTCTCCAGTGCAGCAACGGCAAGGCAGAGCCGAGCCACCGCGACCTGGTTGGCCTCGTGGATGTGAAGCTGGGTCACGAGTATGAGCTCGTCGTCACCACCTACTCCG GGTTGTATCGGTACCGCGTGGGCGACGTGCTGAGGGTTGCCGGCTTCAAGAACGAGGCGCCGATGTTCAAGTTCGTCAGGCGGCAGAACGTGGCGCTGAGCGTCGACTCCGACAAGACGGACGAGACGGAGCTGCACGCAGCCGTGAGCGGCGCGGTGCAGCACCTGGCGCCGTTCGGCGCGTCGCTGGTGGAGTACACCAGCTACGCCGACGCGGCTACCATCCCGGGCCACTACGTGCTGTTCTGGGAGCTGCGCGCGGGCAGCACGGCCGTGCCGGCGTCCGTGTTCGAGGACTGCTGCCTGTCGGTGGAGGAGGAGCTCAACAGCGTGTACCGGCAGTGCCGGGCCTGCGACAAGTCCATCGGGCCCCTCGAGATACGCGTCGTGTCCGAGGGCACGTTCGACAAGCTCATGGACTACGCCATCAGCCGCGGCGCGTCCATCAACCAGTACAAGGCGCCGCGCTGCGTGCGCCCCGGCCCCGTCGTGGAGCTGCTCGACGCGAGGGTGCAGGCCAAGTACTTCAGCCCCAAGTGCCCCAAGTGGAGTCCGGGGAACAAGCAATGGAACGCCAGCAACGGGGACGCCTGA